The region CCTCCTATTTAGTACTGATTTTATACGTTCAAAACGTCTAGGTAGTAGAGGCATTTCTTATGACTGATGGAATAGTTATAGCTCTTTGATGATGATAGTGGTATTTATTTCATATATAAAAAATACATATCAGTGATTTTTAAAAAATATTTGATAAAAAATCAAGTAAAAAGCTCCTGCCCAATGGGCAAGAGCTTTTTACTTGTCTAAAAGAATTTAGTTTCTATTAAATCTAGAAGCTAAATGCAGTTTCAAGAACAACGCCTGTGTCATCATCACCAGTACTTGTATCTTCAACAGTGAAGAAGCCTGGAGTGAGTGTAACGTTGTCGTTCAATGAATAAGTGTAAGAAACTTCAAATCCTGTTGAATCTTCAGAGTCACTACCATCAACATCAGTTGAGTTGTAAGCAGCACTTAATGTTCCTGGTCCAACTTCATAGTCAACGCCAACGAACAAGTCAGTTGCATCAGCACCTGTCTCTGGGTCTGTTGTGTCATAAGCAACGCTAAATGTTGCATCAATTGACTCTGGGCTGTAGTAGATACCACCACCAAATGTGTCGTATCCAGTTGTTCCACCTTCGCCGTCATTAGAAGCGATTACGAGACCGCCACCAAAGCCGTCGCCGTTATAGCCAAGAGTGAAAGTTGAAACATCATCACCATCATCAGCGCCGATTCCTACAGTTGAAGAAGAACCACCGACAGAAACGAAACTTACAGAAGCAACTACGCCGTTGTCATTAGAGTAAGCAACACCAACTCCAGGACCGGTTTCGTTACCAGCCAAAGAATAAGGCATGCTACCTAGTCTGAAAGCATCTGAGTAAGCAGAAGTTGTCGCAGCAACAACATCATCCTGATCAACCAAAGGGCCAACAGTTACTGAAAGATCGCCAACAGGGAAGTTGTAGAAAAGAGAAGTAACGTTTAAGCCGTCACCACCTTCAACAGCGCTATCCATACTTGCTAATGGACCACTTGCGTTACCAGCTTCAATACCAGCAGAGAAAAGGTCTTCGCCTGTGAAGCTAGAATTTATGTCAAGGCCATACGCATACTGCATATATAGCTCTTCTTCTG is a window of Prochlorococcus marinus str. MIT 0917 DNA encoding:
- a CDS encoding porin, translating into MKLFSRLLVAPAALGLMAPVAANADTAFTSTTTLSGSAFFTTGSVADGGTSDTEEELYMQYAYGLDINSSFTGEDLFSAGIEAGNASGPLASMDSAVEGGDGLNVTSLFYNFPVGDLSVTVGPLVDQDDVVAATTSAYSDAFRLGSMPYSLAGNETGPGVGVAYSNDNGVVASVSFVSVGGSSSTVGIGADDGDDVSTFTLGYNGDGFGGGLVIASNDGEGGTTGYDTFGGGIYYSPESIDATFSVAYDTTDPETGADATDLFVGVDYEVGPGTLSAAYNSTDVDGSDSEDSTGFEVSYTYSLNDNVTLTPGFFTVEDTSTGDDDTGVVLETAFSF